Proteins encoded together in one Citromicrobium bathyomarinum window:
- the pspC gene encoding envelope stress response membrane protein PspC, producing the protein MNTSRTTLYKDKHNAKLMGVCAGLADYTGIDALWWRLAWAVSTIAGAAPVTLPAYLIMGLLLNHKPEQFYTADRQEQKYWQGVRANPKRTAREIRGKLREIDRRLANVEEHYVSSNPRLDAEIERLR; encoded by the coding sequence TGAACACGTCCCGCACCACGCTCTACAAGGACAAGCACAACGCCAAGCTGATGGGCGTCTGCGCAGGGCTCGCCGACTATACCGGGATCGATGCGCTGTGGTGGCGGCTCGCCTGGGCGGTTTCGACCATCGCCGGTGCCGCCCCGGTTACCCTGCCCGCCTACCTCATCATGGGCCTGCTGCTGAACCACAAGCCCGAGCAGTTCTACACCGCCGACCGGCAGGAGCAGAAATACTGGCAGGGCGTGCGCGCCAATCCGAAGCGCACCGCGCGGGAAATCCGCGGCAAGCTGCGCGAGATCGACCGTCGTCTGGCGAATGTGGAGGAGCACTATGTGAGCTCCAACCCGCGCCTCGACGCCGAGATCGAACGCCTGCGCTGA
- a CDS encoding SufE family protein: MRSLDDIREEYEFLEGDERYRLLIELGRDLEEMPDALKTDATLVRGCSAAVWVYPTGEGDKLHFLADSNAAITKGIVALVIAAVQDRPAAEVAQMDVTAALEPFDLKNQLSSNRTQGVPNMIALVQEHAQRIAAQ; the protein is encoded by the coding sequence ATGCGCAGCCTCGACGACATCCGCGAAGAATACGAATTTCTCGAAGGGGACGAACGCTATCGTCTGCTGATCGAGCTGGGCCGCGATCTGGAAGAGATGCCCGACGCGCTCAAGACCGACGCCACGCTGGTGCGGGGCTGTTCTGCGGCGGTATGGGTCTATCCCACAGGGGAAGGCGACAAGCTGCATTTTCTGGCGGACAGCAACGCAGCGATCACCAAGGGGATCGTCGCGCTGGTGATCGCCGCCGTGCAGGACCGCCCGGCCGCCGAAGTTGCGCAGATGGACGTGACCGCCGCGCTCGAACCCTTCGATCTGAAAAACCAGCTTTCCAGCAACCGGACGCAAGGGGTGCCAAACATGATCGCGCTGGTTCAGGAACACGCACAAAGGATCGCCGCGCAATGA